The Chloroflexota bacterium region ATGGGAGCAGTCCGAATCGAGGGGCGAAGAAATCTCAAAATCATCCCTGTGGCCGGCCTGCTCATGTTTTGCGCCTACGGGCTGGTCTTGCTGGTCATGCAGTTCACACAGGTGAGTTATATCATCCCGGCGCGGGAAATTGGCATAGTTTTCGGTGTTATTCTCGGGGCAATCTTGCTGAAAGAGTCGTTTGGCAGAGGACGGATTATCGGCTCCTGCTTAATCGCCCTAGGCGTGTCACTTATATCTGTAGCCCGATGACCATTGCTATCCGTGGAGAGCTGATAGACCAGAAAACCTTTCTATCTTTTCTGCCGGGATATTGCATATAGCTGTAACAAGCCCATTTTCCCTTTTAATTGGTGAGTGATATAATTCGACGCAGCGATGACTTCAAGGAGGACTGTTATGGATATTGAAAGAGATAAACTACTGGATATGTACCGCATGATGGTCCGAATTCGGACTTTCGAGGAACAGCTGGCGAAAGACTTTGCCGACGGGAAAATACCCGGATTTCTGCATTTAAGCGTGGGGCAGGAGGCTAACCCTGCGGGTGTATGTGCCAACCTGAGAGCCGATGATATAATCACCACCAACCATCGCGGACACGGGCACGTAATCGCCAAAGGTGGCAACCAGTATTCCCTGGCCCCGTTGATGGCTGAAATATATGGTAAGGGGACCGGCTTAAACAAGGGTAAAGCAGGCTCTCAGCATCTCAGTGACCTGGATGTTGGTGTCCTGGTTGCCGAGGGGATTCAGGGCACCGTGCTCACACTTGCCGTTGGGGCGGCTCTCACCGCTAAATTCAAGAGCACAGACCGGGTTGCCGTCGCTTTCATGGGAGACGGGACATTGAATACGGGGAGATTCCATGAGGGAATGAACATGGCCTCGGCCTGGAAACTGCCCCTAATCTGCTACTGCGAAAACAACCTGTACGCCGAGACGACGAGCATTTATGACTCCACGAACCTGACCGACCTCACGGATAGGGCCGCTGCCTTTGCCGTGCCCGGCGTAGCCGTCGATGGCAATGACGTAATCGCCGTTTACGAGGCAACCGCCGAAGCCGTGGCCCGCGCCCGGAAGGGTGAAGGCACCACCTTCATAGAGGCCAGAACCTGCCGGCAGCGAGGCCACTTTGAGGGAGACCCGCAAATCTATCGAACCAGAGAGCAAAAAGACGAGTGCCTCAAGATGGACCCGATTCCGAGATTCAGAAACAAGCTTATCGAAATGGGTGTCCTGACAGATGGTGCGGCAGATAAAATCCACCAGGAAGTGGCGGCGGAGGTCGATGAAGCCGTCAGGTTTGCATCCGAAAGTCCATATCCTGCGCCGGAAGAAGTCCTGACGGACGTCTACGCTTAGGGAGGTAAAGAGATGCGAGAAATAACCTATCAGAAAGCGATAAACGAAGCGGTCGACGAGGAGATGGCGAGAGACCCTGCGGTGATATTGATGGGCCAGGATGTCAGAACATGGGGTGCCCCGCTGGGCGAATTCAAAGGCTTATATGAAAAATATGGGGAAAGGGTGCTGGACACCGGAATTTCGGAAACAGCGATGCTGGGAGCAACCGCAGGTTCAGCCGCCACGGGGATGAGGCCAATCGTACATATAATGTTCGGCGAGTTTCTGGGCGTTTGCATGTCCGATATAAGATGTGCGCTTACCAAAACGAGATACATGACCGGTGGGAAGACCAAATTCCCGGCGACCATCATGACCTATACCGGTGCCGGCAGGTCGGCGGCTGGAGAACACTCTGCGTGTCCTTACAGCATTATGATGGCTACTCCGGGACTCAAAATCGTCGTGCCAGCAACCCCTTATGATGCCAAAGGACTGATTAAATCAGCCATCAGGGAAGATAATCCCGTACAGGTCTTTTACCATGTCGGCCTGATATTCAGCAAAATGACCAGTGAAATACCGGATGAAGATTTCACCATACCTATTGGAAAAGCGGATATCAAGAGAGAAGGTAACGATGTTACCGTTGTGGCCATAGGACTCATGGTTCACCGGGCGCTCGCCGCCGCCGACAAGCTCCAGGAGAAGGGCATAAATATAGAAATTGTCGACCCCCGAACACTGGCACCGCTGGACAAGCAGACCATCATCGATTCGGTTAAAAAGACGGGCAAACTGGTGATTATGGATGAAGAGCCCAAGACGGAGAGTGCGTCGTCCGAAATCGCAGCCATTGTCGCTGAGGAGGCTTTCTACTTTCTCAAGGCCCCAATAAGACGGGTATGCGCGCCAGATACGCCCATTCCGTTCAGCCCGGCTCTTGAGAGGGCCTGGATGCCGGATGAGGAGAACTTAATCGAGGCGGTCACCGAGCTGGCGGGCTGAAGTTTTAATCGTAATTTCGTTAACGGGAGAAAATCCTGCCCAGCAGTGGATTCTGTATGGTTACGGCTCCTTCCGGGCACAATTCCTGGCAGCAATAACAACGGATACAGCGGTCATATTTATATTTCGGCGGCCTGGATTCATCACCTGTATGCCAGTCGACGGCCCTGGGCTTGACGGGACAGAGTTTTACACATGTGCCGCAGTTGGTACACAGCCTTTCATTGATAGTCGGTCGGGGGCATATCTGGTTCCTGAGGAAAGTCCTCATAAAACCGCTTGGTACCGGGACAGGCGGCTTGCGAACCACGTCAAAATCCCTGGCAATGAATGATTCTATGCTATCGCCGATAACTTCAATGTTCTGCTGATGATACGTTCCAAGCCCTGCCCTTTCGCCTGCTTTCGACGTCGGCACGAATGCGGGGTCCAGGTCAATGATTCTGCAGGCTACGGAATCCAGGGCAACAGGGTCGCTGGAGAACAGCAGGACGCCCAGTTTTTTGGGCTTCCCGCTTCTAGGCCCGTTCCCCTCCATGGCCATAATACCATCCATGATATACAGACGTGGTTTTATAAGCGTATTCAAATCGACGAGCATGGCAGCGAAGTCATACGGGTCGGGCATCTTTACATGAAACTGGCTTTTCAGGAGACCGGGGATACAGCCAAATTGATTCTTGACGGCTCCGGTGAACCGGGTCAACCCATGCGTTTTCAGCTTAGGCAGGCTTATCAGACCGTCTGAAACAAGGACCCCGTTAGCCAGAACAAACCTCTTGTTCAAAAGCGCGTCTCTATGGGTAACCGCCTTGCCTTTATCAAAATCGGCCAGTATTATGCCCAGCTCATCGGCCACCTGCTTCAAATCGGCTCTTCTCGCATTGCCTTCGCACTTCCCAAAACCCGAAGAATCTCCATAGGACACGTTGGCCCCGGCTTTTTTCGACATCATGCCTACCGCCTTGAAAACCGAGGGATACGTTGTGACACACTTTTGGGGATTTGTGCCGAGCAACACATTGGGTTTGACTACTATATTCTCGCCAGGCTCTATGAAGCGTGAAATTCCTCCTAGAAGATTCACCCCGGCTTCGACAGCCTCACGTACCTGCTCTTCATCATAGGTATCGCATCCAATCAAGGCAACAGTCGATTTACCCATTTTTATTAACGTCGGCTCCCTGACAGCTTACTATTCAGACAAGATAAATTGCGCAATTTTCTTGACGGTTATTATGGCATAATAATATAACTTGTTCTGATAACTCAAGCGGGGCAGCGAATTGCACAGGCAATGTCGTATAATGTAATATCACCGCGAAAAGGGGGAGACAGATTATGAAAATAACAAATGTGCGGATTCGCGAGTTATCCGGGACTATTCAGTACCCGGACGATTTCTGGCAGGAACGTCTTCGCATGCCGACGGATATCTATCCCAAGTTCAAAGCTCGGACTGCCAGAGATGTCTACGGCGGTTGGAAATTCATTTCTGAAAGCGGGGACAAGCAAAAGGTAAGAAATGTCTTCCTCGAGATCGACACAGATGACGGTGTCAGGGGCATTTCTGGGCCTATCAACTGGCTTGCGCCGGCTTTCTATATAGATACGCAGCTCAAGCCTATCCTTATCGGGCAGGACCCCTTTGCCACCGAACTCATCTGGGACCAGATGTATCGCACTGCCATTCACGGGCGGAAGGGCGACAATATGCACGCCATCAGTTACGTTGACGTAGCCCTGTGGGATATCAAAGGCAAAGCACTGGGACAACCGGTATACCGGCTTTTGGGCGGTCCGACCCAGGAAAAAATACCCGCCTATGCCAGCGCCCTTGGCTTCTCCATTGAACCGGATAAAGCCAGAGAGAAGGTCAAGGAATTTCGGGCACAGGGCTTCACCGGCACCAAGTGGTTTGTTCGTGAAGGCCCCACCGACGGGCCGGAAGGAGAACGTAAAAATGTGCAACTGATGAAAGCACTGCGTGAGGCTGCCGGTCCCGATATGAAAATAATGATTGACTGCTGGAATAGCTGGGATGTCCCTTACACTCTCAAGATGGCGGAGCTGATGGCAGAGTATCAGCCTTACTGGTTTGAGGAACCGGTACTGGCCGACCTGCCCGAAAGTTACGCGCGTTTGAGGGCGGAGTGCCCGGTTAAAATAGCCGGTGCTGAGCACGAGTATACCCGCTGGGGCGCCAAAATGTTGATGGACATTGGCGCATGCGATGTTTACCAGTTGGACCCGGTATGGGCCGGCGGCATCAGTGAACTGGTTAAAATATGTACTCTTGCTTCAACATACGATGTCCAGGTAATACCTCATGGATGTATGCCTCACATAAATGCTCAGGTGTCTTTTGCGCATAATGTAGTGCTCGTACCCATGATGGAATATTTAGTCGTTCTAAATGAGATGTGGCAGCACTTCCTCAAAAATCCTCTGAAACCAGTCGACGGCTTTTTCAGCCCGCCAGACAGGCCCGGCATCGGTATCGAACTGGATGATAGCAAGATAGAATCGGAACGAGAATTGAGCTGGGCATAAAAAGCTGGATAGCCTTGCTCCGCCGTCTTAGGTTTACCAGCAATAATATTCGAATAAGTTTTATTTTGACTTCCAGAAACGCAAAACGTTTTCAGAAAGAAAACCATTAATA contains the following coding sequences:
- a CDS encoding thiamine pyrophosphate-dependent dehydrogenase E1 component subunit alpha; translation: MDIERDKLLDMYRMMVRIRTFEEQLAKDFADGKIPGFLHLSVGQEANPAGVCANLRADDIITTNHRGHGHVIAKGGNQYSLAPLMAEIYGKGTGLNKGKAGSQHLSDLDVGVLVAEGIQGTVLTLAVGAALTAKFKSTDRVAVAFMGDGTLNTGRFHEGMNMASAWKLPLICYCENNLYAETTSIYDSTNLTDLTDRAAAFAVPGVAVDGNDVIAVYEATAEAVARARKGEGTTFIEARTCRQRGHFEGDPQIYRTREQKDECLKMDPIPRFRNKLIEMGVLTDGAADKIHQEVAAEVDEAVRFASESPYPAPEEVLTDVYA
- a CDS encoding alpha-ketoacid dehydrogenase subunit beta; amino-acid sequence: MREITYQKAINEAVDEEMARDPAVILMGQDVRTWGAPLGEFKGLYEKYGERVLDTGISETAMLGATAGSAATGMRPIVHIMFGEFLGVCMSDIRCALTKTRYMTGGKTKFPATIMTYTGAGRSAAGEHSACPYSIMMATPGLKIVVPATPYDAKGLIKSAIREDNPVQVFYHVGLIFSKMTSEIPDEDFTIPIGKADIKREGNDVTVVAIGLMVHRALAAADKLQEKGINIEIVDPRTLAPLDKQTIIDSVKKTGKLVIMDEEPKTESASSEIAAIVAEEAFYFLKAPIRRVCAPDTPIPFSPALERAWMPDEENLIEAVTELAG
- a CDS encoding DUF362 domain-containing protein, which codes for MGKSTVALIGCDTYDEEQVREAVEAGVNLLGGISRFIEPGENIVVKPNVLLGTNPQKCVTTYPSVFKAVGMMSKKAGANVSYGDSSGFGKCEGNARRADLKQVADELGIILADFDKGKAVTHRDALLNKRFVLANGVLVSDGLISLPKLKTHGLTRFTGAVKNQFGCIPGLLKSQFHVKMPDPYDFAAMLVDLNTLIKPRLYIMDGIMAMEGNGPRSGKPKKLGVLLFSSDPVALDSVACRIIDLDPAFVPTSKAGERAGLGTYHQQNIEVIGDSIESFIARDFDVVRKPPVPVPSGFMRTFLRNQICPRPTINERLCTNCGTCVKLCPVKPRAVDWHTGDESRPPKYKYDRCIRCYCCQELCPEGAVTIQNPLLGRIFSR
- a CDS encoding mandelate racemase/muconate lactonizing protein; this translates as MKITNVRIRELSGTIQYPDDFWQERLRMPTDIYPKFKARTARDVYGGWKFISESGDKQKVRNVFLEIDTDDGVRGISGPINWLAPAFYIDTQLKPILIGQDPFATELIWDQMYRTAIHGRKGDNMHAISYVDVALWDIKGKALGQPVYRLLGGPTQEKIPAYASALGFSIEPDKAREKVKEFRAQGFTGTKWFVREGPTDGPEGERKNVQLMKALREAAGPDMKIMIDCWNSWDVPYTLKMAELMAEYQPYWFEEPVLADLPESYARLRAECPVKIAGAEHEYTRWGAKMLMDIGACDVYQLDPVWAGGISELVKICTLASTYDVQVIPHGCMPHINAQVSFAHNVVLVPMMEYLVVLNEMWQHFLKNPLKPVDGFFSPPDRPGIGIELDDSKIESERELSWA